A section of the Burkholderia mallei ATCC 23344 genome encodes:
- a CDS encoding ABC transporter ATP-binding protein — translation MSAAQIARGAGAPPSPSTPPHEPLLSIERLRVRFGGTLAVDDVSLAIGRGERVALVGESGSGKSVTALAILRLLRDADVSGAIRFAGETLADKSEREMRALRGADIAMIFQEPMTALNPLFTIGEQIGETIELHDGVSKRDARARAIALLARTGIDRPDERVDSYPHQLSGGQRQRAMIAMALACRPRLLLADEPTTALDVTIRAQIVELLLELQRDAAAERGMAVLLITHDLNLVRRFAERVAVMEKGRLVECGPVERIFDAPEHPYTQRLLHSRPQRTVSPVLPIAPVVLDARGVTVQFRQKLPGFAGWLRSGRFTAVSDASVSVRQGETLGIVGESGSGKSTLAMALLGLQRVAHGDIEFEGRSLASFRGRERVALRANMQVVFQDPFSSLSPRQTIGRIVSEGLELHRPRLTADARRDKVIAVLREVGLDRTVLHRYPHEFSGGQRQRIAIARALVLEPRVLVLDEPTSALDVSIQQQVLKLLSNLQRKYNLGYVFISHDLEVIGAMAHRVAVMQGGAIVETGDVERIFTEPVHPYTQKLLKAVR, via the coding sequence ATGAGCGCCGCGCAGATCGCGCGCGGCGCCGGCGCGCCGCCGTCGCCGTCGACGCCGCCGCATGAGCCGTTGCTGTCGATCGAGCGGCTGCGCGTGCGCTTCGGCGGCACGCTCGCCGTCGACGACGTATCGCTTGCGATCGGCCGCGGCGAGCGCGTCGCGCTCGTCGGCGAATCGGGCTCCGGCAAGAGCGTCACCGCGCTGGCGATCCTGCGCCTGCTGCGCGACGCCGACGTGAGCGGCGCGATCCGCTTCGCGGGCGAGACGCTCGCCGACAAGAGCGAGCGCGAGATGCGCGCGCTGCGCGGCGCGGACATCGCGATGATCTTCCAGGAGCCGATGACCGCGCTCAATCCGCTCTTCACGATCGGCGAGCAGATCGGCGAGACGATCGAGTTGCACGATGGCGTATCGAAGCGCGACGCGCGCGCGCGGGCGATCGCGCTGCTCGCGCGCACCGGGATCGACCGGCCGGACGAGCGCGTCGACAGCTACCCGCACCAGTTGTCGGGCGGCCAGCGGCAGCGCGCGATGATCGCGATGGCGCTCGCATGCCGGCCGCGCCTGTTGCTCGCCGACGAGCCGACCACCGCGCTCGACGTGACGATCCGCGCGCAGATCGTCGAGCTGCTGCTCGAACTGCAGCGTGACGCGGCGGCCGAGCGCGGGATGGCGGTGCTGCTCATCACGCACGATCTGAATCTCGTGCGGCGCTTCGCCGAGCGGGTCGCGGTGATGGAGAAGGGCCGGCTCGTCGAGTGCGGGCCGGTCGAGCGGATCTTCGATGCGCCCGAGCACCCGTACACGCAGCGCCTGTTGCACAGCCGGCCGCAGCGCACGGTGTCGCCCGTGTTGCCGATCGCGCCCGTCGTGCTCGACGCGCGCGGGGTCACCGTGCAGTTCAGGCAGAAGCTGCCGGGCTTCGCGGGCTGGCTCCGCTCGGGGCGCTTCACCGCGGTGTCGGACGCGAGCGTGTCGGTGCGGCAGGGCGAGACGCTCGGCATCGTCGGCGAATCGGGCTCCGGCAAGTCGACGCTCGCGATGGCGCTCCTCGGGCTGCAGCGGGTCGCGCACGGCGACATCGAATTCGAGGGCCGTTCGCTCGCGAGCTTTCGCGGGCGCGAGCGCGTCGCGCTGCGCGCGAACATGCAGGTGGTATTTCAGGATCCCTTCAGCTCGCTTTCGCCGCGGCAGACGATCGGGCGGATCGTGTCCGAAGGGCTCGAACTGCATCGCCCTCGGCTCACGGCCGACGCGCGCCGCGACAAGGTGATCGCGGTGCTGCGCGAAGTCGGCCTCGATCGGACGGTGCTGCATCGCTATCCGCACGAGTTCTCGGGCGGCCAGCGCCAGCGGATCGCGATCGCGCGCGCGCTCGTGCTGGAGCCGCGCGTGCTCGTGCTCGACGAGCCGACGAGCGCGCTCGACGTGTCGATCCAACAACAAGTGTTGAAGCTGCTGTCGAATCTGCAACGAAAGTACAACCTGGGCTACGTGTTCATCAGCCACGATCTGGAGGTGATCGGCGCGATGGCGCACCGGGTGGCGGTGATGCAGGGCGGGGCGATCGTCGAGACGGGCGACGTCGAGCGCATCTTCACCGAACCGGTGCATCCTTACACGCAAAAATTGCTGAAAGCCGTTCGTTAA
- a CDS encoding ABC transporter permease yields the protein MSRLAVSSRIDAARARVSPSPARRVWLRFKAQRLGYWSLVIFAIAFAASLAAPLWSNDKPLVVRYDGQFYFPLFKSYPETTFGGDFPTPADYLDPYVRGKLDAPGNFVLYPPNRYYYDTLNYFSKRPNPAPPSRENWLGTDAQGRDLLARLVYGFRESVEFALILTFIGTLLGIAAGAVQGFFGGRIDIVGQRLIEIWSSMPELYLLIIFASVFEPSFVLLIVLLSLFGWIGLSDYVRAEFLRNRTQDYVRAARAMGLTNWQIIWRHVLPNSLTPVITFLPFRMSGAILALTSLDFLGLGVPPPTPSLGELLAQGKANLDAWWISLATFCVLVATLLLLTFMGDALRNALDTRIADTARAAGRLQ from the coding sequence TTGAGCCGACTCGCCGTCTCTTCCAGGATCGACGCCGCGCGCGCGCGGGTATCGCCGTCGCCCGCGCGGCGCGTGTGGCTGCGCTTCAAGGCGCAGCGCCTCGGCTACTGGAGCCTCGTGATCTTCGCGATCGCGTTCGCCGCGAGCCTGGCCGCGCCGCTGTGGTCGAACGACAAGCCGCTCGTCGTGCGCTACGACGGCCAGTTCTATTTCCCGCTCTTCAAGAGCTACCCGGAAACGACCTTCGGCGGCGATTTTCCGACGCCCGCCGACTATCTCGATCCGTACGTGCGCGGCAAGCTCGACGCGCCGGGCAACTTCGTGCTGTATCCGCCGAACCGCTATTACTACGACACGCTCAACTACTTCTCGAAGCGCCCGAACCCGGCGCCGCCGTCGCGCGAGAACTGGCTCGGCACCGACGCGCAAGGGCGCGACCTGCTCGCGCGGCTCGTCTACGGCTTTCGCGAGTCGGTCGAGTTCGCGCTGATCCTGACGTTCATCGGCACGCTGCTCGGCATCGCGGCGGGCGCGGTGCAGGGGTTCTTCGGCGGGCGCATCGACATCGTCGGCCAGCGGCTCATCGAAATCTGGAGCTCGATGCCCGAGCTGTATCTGCTGATCATCTTCGCGTCCGTGTTCGAGCCGAGCTTCGTGCTGCTGATCGTGCTGTTGTCGCTGTTCGGCTGGATCGGCCTGTCCGATTACGTGCGCGCCGAGTTCCTGCGCAACCGCACGCAGGACTACGTACGCGCCGCGCGCGCGATGGGCCTCACGAACTGGCAGATCATCTGGCGCCACGTGCTGCCCAACAGCCTCACGCCCGTCATCACGTTCCTGCCGTTCAGGATGAGCGGCGCGATTCTCGCGCTCACGAGCCTCGACTTCCTCGGGCTCGGCGTGCCGCCGCCGACGCCGAGCCTCGGCGAGCTGCTCGCGCAGGGCAAGGCGAATCTCGACGCGTGGTGGATCTCGCTCGCGACGTTCTGCGTGCTCGTCGCGACGCTGTTGCTGCTCACGTTCATGGGCGACGCGCTGCGCAACGCGCTCGACACGCGGATCGCGGATACCGCGCGCGCCGCGGGGCGTCTGCAATGA
- a CDS encoding microcin C ABC transporter permease YejB yields the protein MWSYILKRLLLMIPTLVGVLTITFAVIQFVPGGPVEQAVQELRKGAERGGAPFGMRSYTGVDAQQLAQLKALYGFDKPPVERYWLMLERFARFDLGDSYFHHQSVWSLVVSKLPVSISIGVWTFLLTYLISVPLGIAKAVSNGSPFDFATSLVVLVGYAIPGFVLGVLLLVLFGGGSFWQIFPLRGLTSDNFAQLTLAGKIADYLWHIALPIIASVVGSFAVITMLTKNAFLDEIRKQYVLTARAKGLAERTVLGKHVFRNALLPLVVGFPAAFIGAFFTGSLLIETLFSLDGLGLLSYESVIRRDYPVVLGTLYIFTLIGLATKLVSDLCYVWVDPRVQFEQLER from the coding sequence ATGTGGAGCTACATCCTCAAACGTCTTCTGCTGATGATCCCGACGCTCGTCGGCGTCTTGACCATCACGTTCGCGGTGATCCAGTTCGTGCCGGGCGGCCCCGTCGAGCAGGCGGTACAGGAGCTGCGCAAGGGCGCCGAGCGGGGCGGCGCGCCGTTCGGGATGCGCTCGTACACGGGCGTCGACGCACAGCAGCTCGCGCAACTGAAGGCGCTGTACGGCTTCGACAAGCCGCCCGTCGAGCGCTACTGGCTGATGCTGGAGCGCTTCGCGCGCTTCGATCTCGGCGACAGCTACTTCCATCATCAGAGCGTGTGGTCGCTTGTCGTGTCGAAGCTGCCGGTATCGATCAGCATCGGCGTGTGGACGTTCCTGCTCACTTACCTGATCTCGGTGCCGCTCGGCATCGCGAAGGCGGTGAGCAACGGCTCGCCGTTCGATTTCGCGACGAGCCTCGTCGTGCTCGTCGGCTACGCGATCCCGGGCTTCGTGCTCGGCGTGCTGCTGCTCGTGCTGTTCGGCGGCGGCTCGTTCTGGCAGATCTTCCCGCTGCGCGGCCTCACGTCGGACAACTTCGCGCAGCTCACGCTAGCCGGCAAGATCGCCGATTACCTGTGGCACATCGCGCTGCCCATCATCGCCTCGGTCGTCGGCAGCTTCGCGGTGATCACGATGCTGACGAAGAACGCGTTCCTCGACGAGATCCGCAAGCAATACGTGCTGACCGCGCGCGCGAAGGGGCTCGCCGAGCGCACCGTGCTGGGCAAGCACGTGTTCCGCAACGCGCTCCTGCCGCTCGTCGTGGGCTTTCCGGCCGCGTTCATCGGCGCGTTCTTCACGGGCAGCCTGCTGATCGAGACGCTCTTCTCGCTCGACGGGCTCGGGCTGCTGTCGTACGAATCGGTGATCCGGCGCGACTACCCGGTCGTGCTCGGCACGCTGTACATCTTCACGCTGATCGGGCTCGCGACGAAGCTCGTGTCCGATCTCTGCTACGTGTGGGTCGACCCGCGCGTTCAATTCGAGCAACTGGAGCGCTGA
- a CDS encoding extracellular solute-binding protein, whose amino-acid sequence MTIGSPRARRPRSPQRAAPSKQAARAAAPRQAARARAALARFARRAAAGVTLAFVAVPAAHAVYAIAQYGEPKYPAGFAHFDYVNPDAPKGGTLVLANPNRLTTFDKFNPFTMRGNPAPGIDLLFESLTTGSADEPASAYGLLADDIAVAPDGLSVTFHLNPRARFSNGEPVTAADVKYSFDTLKSPKAAPQYPAYYADIARAVIVDAATVRFEFRRKNRELPLIAGGIPVFSRKWGVRADGSHIAFDQIAFEQPIGSGPYLIERYDSGRTITYRRNPAYWGAALPVRIGTNNFERIVYKLYGDGVARLEAFKAGEYDVLVEYIARNWARRDVGKRFDSGELVKREFRQHNGAGMQGFFMNLRRPLFQDVRVRHALDLAFDFEWLNRQLFYGAYTRLNSYFADTDLQATGTPSAGELALLAPLRAQLDPAVFGPMTVQPSTDLPASLRANLLKARALLAEAGWTYRDGALRNAKGEPFVFEILDDSGSAFEPVVAAYIRNLAKLGIVVKYRTADFALLQKRLDAFDYDMTTVRYPGVQVPGAEQVARFASRYADEPGSDNLTGLKSPAVDAILKALTQAETRDELLDATHALDRVLMHGYYAVPQWYSAVHRIAFKRTLAYPSVLPLYYSAEGWVASTWWARPEHGASAR is encoded by the coding sequence ATGACGATCGGTTCGCCCCGGGCCCGCCGGCCGCGATCGCCGCAACGCGCGGCGCCATCAAAACAGGCCGCGCGCGCCGCCGCGCCGCGACAGGCGGCCCGCGCGCGCGCCGCGCTCGCGCGCTTCGCGCGCCGGGCGGCGGCGGGCGTCACGCTCGCCTTCGTCGCGGTGCCCGCGGCGCACGCCGTCTACGCGATCGCGCAGTACGGCGAGCCGAAGTATCCGGCGGGCTTCGCGCATTTCGACTACGTGAACCCCGACGCGCCGAAGGGCGGCACGCTCGTGCTCGCGAACCCGAACCGGCTCACGACGTTCGACAAGTTCAATCCGTTCACGATGCGCGGCAACCCGGCGCCCGGAATCGACCTGCTGTTCGAGAGCCTGACGACGGGCAGCGCCGACGAGCCCGCCTCCGCGTACGGCCTGCTCGCGGACGACATCGCCGTCGCGCCGGACGGCCTGTCGGTCACGTTCCATCTGAATCCGCGCGCGCGCTTCTCGAACGGAGAACCCGTCACCGCGGCGGACGTCAAGTATTCGTTCGACACGCTGAAGAGCCCGAAGGCGGCGCCGCAATACCCGGCGTACTACGCGGACATCGCGCGCGCGGTGATCGTCGACGCGGCGACCGTGCGCTTCGAGTTTCGCCGCAAGAACCGCGAGCTGCCGCTGATCGCGGGCGGCATCCCGGTGTTCTCGCGCAAATGGGGCGTGCGCGCGGACGGCTCGCACATCGCGTTCGACCAGATCGCGTTCGAGCAGCCGATCGGCAGCGGCCCGTACCTGATCGAGCGCTACGACAGCGGGCGCACGATCACGTACCGGCGCAATCCCGCCTACTGGGGCGCGGCGCTGCCCGTGCGGATCGGCACGAACAACTTCGAGCGCATCGTCTACAAGCTGTACGGCGACGGCGTCGCGCGGCTCGAGGCGTTCAAGGCCGGCGAATACGACGTGCTCGTCGAGTACATCGCGCGCAACTGGGCGCGGCGCGACGTCGGCAAGCGCTTCGACAGCGGCGAGCTCGTCAAGCGCGAGTTCCGCCAGCACAACGGCGCGGGAATGCAGGGCTTCTTCATGAACCTGCGCCGGCCGCTGTTCCAGGACGTGCGCGTGCGCCACGCGCTCGATCTCGCGTTCGATTTCGAATGGCTGAACCGGCAGCTCTTCTATGGCGCGTACACGCGCCTGAACAGCTATTTCGCCGATACCGACCTGCAGGCGACGGGCACGCCGAGCGCGGGCGAGCTCGCGCTGCTCGCCCCGTTGCGCGCGCAGCTCGACCCGGCCGTGTTCGGGCCGATGACCGTGCAGCCGAGCACCGATTTGCCCGCGTCGCTGCGCGCGAACCTGCTGAAGGCGCGCGCGCTGCTCGCCGAGGCCGGCTGGACCTACCGCGACGGCGCGCTGCGCAACGCGAAGGGCGAGCCGTTCGTGTTCGAGATTCTCGACGATTCGGGCTCGGCGTTCGAGCCGGTGGTCGCCGCGTACATCCGCAATCTCGCGAAGCTCGGGATCGTCGTGAAGTACCGGACGGCCGATTTCGCGCTGCTGCAAAAGCGCCTCGACGCGTTCGACTACGACATGACGACGGTCCGCTACCCGGGCGTCCAGGTGCCGGGCGCCGAGCAGGTCGCACGCTTCGCGAGCCGCTATGCGGACGAGCCGGGCTCGGACAACCTGACGGGGCTCAAGTCGCCCGCGGTCGACGCGATCCTGAAGGCGCTCACGCAGGCCGAGACGCGCGACGAACTGCTCGACGCGACGCACGCGCTCGACCGCGTGCTGATGCACGGCTACTATGCGGTGCCGCAGTGGTACAGCGCCGTGCACCGGATCGCGTTCAAGCGCACGCTCGCCTACCCGTCGGTGCTGCCGCTGTACTATTCGGCGGAAGGCTGGGTCGCCTCGACGTGGTGGGCGAGGCCCGAGCATGGCGCGTCCGCGCGTTAG
- the fabI gene encoding enoyl-ACP reductase FabI, producing the protein MGFLDGKRILLTGLLSNRSIAYGIAKACKREGAELAFTYVGDRFKDRITEFAAEFGSELVFPCDVADDAQIDALFASLKTHWDSLDGLVHSIGFAPREAIAGDFLDGLTRENFRIAHDISAYSFPALAKAALPMLSDDASLLTLSYLGAERAIPNYNTMGLAKAALEASVRYLAVSLGAKGVRVNAISAGPIKTLAASGIKSFGKILDFVESNSPLKRNVTIEQVGNAGAFLLSDLASGVTAEVMHVDSGFNAVVGGMAGLEE; encoded by the coding sequence ATGGGCTTTCTCGACGGTAAACGTATTCTGCTGACGGGCCTCTTGTCGAACCGTTCGATCGCTTACGGCATCGCCAAGGCGTGCAAGCGCGAAGGCGCCGAGCTGGCGTTCACCTACGTCGGCGATCGCTTCAAGGATCGCATCACCGAGTTCGCGGCCGAGTTCGGCAGCGAACTCGTGTTCCCGTGCGATGTCGCCGACGATGCGCAGATCGATGCGCTCTTCGCGTCGCTGAAGACACACTGGGATTCGCTCGACGGCCTCGTCCACTCGATCGGCTTCGCGCCGCGCGAGGCGATCGCGGGCGACTTCCTCGACGGCCTCACGCGCGAGAACTTCCGCATCGCGCACGACATCTCCGCATACAGCTTCCCCGCGCTCGCGAAGGCGGCGCTGCCGATGCTGTCGGACGATGCGTCGCTGCTCACGCTGTCGTATCTCGGCGCGGAGCGGGCGATCCCGAACTACAACACGATGGGCCTCGCGAAGGCGGCGCTCGAGGCGAGCGTGCGCTATCTCGCGGTGTCGCTCGGCGCGAAGGGCGTGCGCGTGAACGCGATCTCGGCGGGCCCGATCAAGACGCTCGCGGCAAGCGGCATCAAGAGCTTCGGCAAGATCCTCGATTTCGTCGAGAGCAACTCGCCGCTCAAGCGCAACGTGACGATCGAGCAGGTCGGCAACGCGGGCGCGTTTCTGCTGTCGGACCTCGCGAGCGGCGTCACGGCCGAAGTCATGCACGTCGACTCGGGCTTCAACGCGGTGGTGGGCGGGATGGCCGGCCTCGAGGAATAA
- a CDS encoding molybdopterin oxidoreductase family protein → MRRQMERAMAVEKTACILCSRNCGLVVDVTDGKFAKIRGDDDHPVSKGYLCQKAARLTYYQHHDDRLTHPLRREPDGSFVRVTWDEALDDIAQRLVALRERHGGDAFAFVGGGGQGNHVGGAYSRQLLAAMRSRYAYNALGQEKTGDFWLNGRLFGRQDCHTTEDIEHADYVLVIGANPYQAHGIPNARDTLRDLKKDPARTLVVVDPRRSETAKFADLHLQVRPGADAYLMSAMLAIMLRDGLFDRAFIAQRCTGFEFVERVLRDVPIAEYARRADVPLEDIERVAHGFATARAACLRIDLGIQHTLHTTLNGYLEKLLFLLTGHFGKRGGNNLHSFLLPVIGHTDERAIRHGKPLKRTAHHRMFPIAGIYPPNILPDEIERAGEKRVRAAFVDSANPVVTYADTNAYERAFGKLELLVVIDVAMTETARLAHYVLPAASQFEKWEATGFNLEFPANAFHLRHPLLPPLGESLPEPEIYTRLLEKMGELPRRFPLLERIARFEPRASKHLAYLGALGIVLAANKKWQRHAASIVYRTLGRALPGDAAASAPLLPLAMLYAQRHYAAVRRAGFRGNRATLGTALFRAILERRSGTLISVHEFDEMWRFIRHPDARVHLHIPEMIDELRALATETPPGADYPFVLMAGERRAYNANQIYRDPTWRKVDPHGSLRIHPDDAAALGVADGDKLVCASATGSIEVVAELDDSVRRGMVTLPHGYGMRYKGGPPVGPELNRLTSGAHCDPLSRTPYHKYVPVHLRVVDTPVAAPATLEAESA, encoded by the coding sequence GGCTATCTGTGCCAGAAGGCCGCGCGTCTCACGTACTACCAGCATCACGACGATCGCCTCACGCACCCGCTGCGCCGCGAGCCCGACGGCAGCTTCGTGCGCGTCACATGGGACGAGGCGCTCGACGACATCGCGCAGCGCCTCGTCGCGCTGCGCGAGCGGCATGGCGGCGACGCGTTCGCGTTCGTCGGCGGGGGCGGGCAGGGCAACCACGTCGGCGGCGCGTACAGCCGGCAGTTGCTCGCCGCGATGCGCAGCCGCTACGCGTACAACGCGCTCGGCCAGGAGAAGACGGGCGACTTCTGGCTCAACGGGCGGCTGTTCGGCCGTCAGGACTGCCACACGACCGAGGACATCGAGCATGCGGATTACGTGCTCGTCATCGGCGCGAATCCGTATCAGGCGCACGGGATTCCGAATGCGCGCGACACGCTGCGCGATCTGAAGAAGGATCCGGCGCGCACGCTCGTCGTCGTCGATCCGCGCCGCTCGGAGACGGCGAAGTTCGCCGATCTGCATCTGCAGGTGCGGCCGGGCGCGGACGCGTATCTGATGAGCGCGATGCTCGCGATCATGCTGCGCGACGGGCTGTTCGACCGCGCGTTCATCGCGCAGCGCTGCACGGGCTTCGAGTTCGTCGAGCGCGTGCTGCGCGACGTGCCGATCGCCGAATACGCGCGCCGCGCGGACGTGCCGCTCGAGGACATCGAGCGCGTCGCGCACGGCTTCGCGACCGCGCGCGCGGCTTGCCTGCGCATCGATCTCGGCATCCAGCACACGCTGCACACGACGCTCAACGGCTACCTCGAGAAGCTGCTGTTCCTGCTGACGGGCCACTTCGGCAAGCGCGGCGGCAACAACCTGCATTCGTTCCTGCTGCCCGTCATCGGCCATACCGACGAGCGCGCGATCCGTCACGGCAAGCCGCTCAAGCGGACCGCGCATCACCGGATGTTTCCGATCGCGGGCATCTATCCGCCGAACATCCTGCCCGACGAGATCGAGCGCGCGGGCGAGAAGCGCGTGCGCGCGGCGTTCGTCGACAGCGCGAATCCGGTCGTCACGTATGCCGATACGAACGCATATGAACGCGCGTTCGGCAAGCTGGAGCTGCTCGTCGTGATCGACGTCGCGATGACCGAAACCGCACGCCTCGCGCATTACGTGCTGCCCGCCGCGTCGCAGTTCGAGAAGTGGGAGGCGACGGGCTTCAACCTCGAGTTCCCGGCGAACGCGTTTCATCTGCGCCATCCGCTGCTGCCGCCGCTCGGCGAGTCGCTGCCGGAGCCGGAGATCTATACGCGGCTGCTCGAGAAGATGGGCGAGCTGCCGCGCCGCTTTCCGCTTCTGGAGCGCATCGCGCGGTTCGAGCCGCGCGCGTCGAAGCATCTCGCCTACCTGGGCGCGCTCGGGATCGTGCTCGCGGCGAACAAGAAATGGCAGCGTCACGCGGCGTCGATCGTCTATCGCACGCTCGGCCGCGCGTTGCCGGGCGACGCGGCGGCGAGCGCGCCGCTGCTGCCGCTCGCGATGCTGTACGCGCAGCGGCATTACGCGGCCGTGCGCCGCGCCGGATTTCGCGGCAATCGCGCGACGCTCGGCACGGCGCTCTTTCGCGCGATTCTCGAGCGCCGCTCGGGGACGCTCATCAGCGTGCACGAATTCGACGAGATGTGGCGCTTCATCCGCCATCCGGACGCTCGCGTGCACCTGCACATCCCGGAGATGATCGACGAACTGCGCGCGCTCGCGACCGAGACGCCGCCCGGTGCCGACTATCCGTTCGTGCTGATGGCGGGCGAGCGGCGCGCGTACAACGCGAACCAGATTTATCGCGATCCGACGTGGCGCAAGGTCGATCCGCACGGCTCGCTGCGGATTCATCCGGACGACGCGGCGGCGCTGGGTGTCGCGGACGGCGACAAGCTCGTGTGCGCGTCGGCGACGGGCAGCATCGAAGTCGTCGCCGAGCTCGACGATAGCGTGCGGCGCGGGATGGTCACGTTGCCGCACGGCTACGGCATGCGCTACAAGGGCGGGCCGCCCGTCGGTCCCGAGCTCAATCGCCTGACCTCGGGCGCGCATTGCGATCCGCTGTCGCGCACGCCTTATCACAAATATGTGCCCGTGCATTTGCGCGTCGTCGATACGCCGGTTGCCGCGCCCGCGACGCTCGAAGCCGAATCGGCTTGA